A single region of the Kwoniella botswanensis chromosome 1, complete sequence genome encodes:
- a CDS encoding 60S acidic ribosomal protein P1, with protein sequence MSSELAATYAALILADEGIEITGDKIVSLATAAKVEVEPIWASLLAKALDGKDVKELLTNVGGGGAPAAAAPGAAAAAGGAADEAAPAEEKKEEAKEESDDDMGFGLFD encoded by the exons ATG TCTTCCGAACTCGCTGCTACCTACGCCGCTCTTATCCTCGCTGACGAGGGTATCGAGATCACC GGTGACAAAATCGTCTCTCTCGCTACCGCCGCCAAGGTCGAAGTTGAGCCTATCTGGGCTTCCCTTTTAGCCAAGGCTCTCGACGGTAAAGACGTCAAGGAACTCCTCACCAAcgtcggtggtggtggtgccCCCGCCGCTGCTGCCCCAGGTGCCGCTGCTGCCGCTGGTGGTGCCGCCGACGAGGCCGCCCCTgccgaagagaagaaggaggaggcTAAGGAGGAATCCgatgatgacatg GGTTTCGGTCTCTTCGACTAA